In Notamacropus eugenii isolate mMacEug1 chromosome 1, mMacEug1.pri_v2, whole genome shotgun sequence, one genomic interval encodes:
- the SURF6 gene encoding surfeit locus protein 6 — MASLVAKDSYLQNLAKKICSQQTLEPQKRKWAPKPGDLETSGPPKKKKKKKKEQKKKFQKQDEKAKGVQKKPSDNKQSEVPNTKKFAVMTEKSGSSSSGGSTVVPASKPGSFLAMDILRQRLHEKIQEASGQGHTKDLSPAALEKRQRRKQERERKKRKRKELRAKEKAAKAEEAKAEVKEANSEPPKGDPQRLTELVFNKLEVSEGPVSKAQKRKEKRQSVKGNLTPLTGKNYKQLLERVQARKNKLEELREQDEEKAREMETKMKWTNLLYKAEGVKIRDNEELLKAALKRKEKRRAQRKRQWEKRTAHVVEKMQQRQDKRRRNLRKKKVANIERRKAKARKKGRILPEDLEKAGLN; from the exons atgGCGTCACTGGTGGCCAAAGACTCCTACCTGCAGAATCTAGCTAAGAAAATCTGTTCCCAGCAGACATTGGAGCCACAGAAACGAAAATGGG ctcCCAAACCTGGTGATCTAGAAACCAGTGGACctccaaagaagaagaagaaaaagaagaaggaacagaaaaagaagttcCAGAAACAGGATGAAAAGGCCAAGGGGGTCCAGAAAAAGCCCTCTGACAACAAGCAATCTGAAGTTCCTAACACCAAGAAATTTGCAGTCATGACTGAGAAATCAGGCTCTAGCTCCAGTGGAGGCTCCACAG TCGTTCCTGCAAGCAAGCCGGGCTCCTTCCTAGCCATGGACATTCTGCGCCAGCGGCTACACGAGAAAATACAGGAGGCCAGTGGGCAG GGCCACACCAAAGACCTGTCTCCCGCAGCACTGGAGAAGAGGCAGCGGAGGAAACAGGAACGGGAGAGGAAAAAGCGGAAACGCAAAGAGCTCAGGGCCAAGGAGAAGGCAGCCAAGGCCGAAGAAGCCAAAGCTGAAGTCAAGGAGGCTAACTCAGAGCCCCCAAAGGGGGATCCTCAGCGCCTGACCGAACTGGTGTTCAACAAGTTGGAGGTAAGTGAGGGGCCAGTCAGTAAGGcccagaagaggaaggaaaagagacagagtgTGAAAGGGAACTTGACACCCCTGACAGGAAAGAACTACAAGCAGTTGTTGGAGCGTGTGCAGGCACGCAAGAACAAGCTTGAGGAGCTGAGGGAACAGGATGAGGAGAAGGCAAGGGAGATGGAGACCAAAATGAAGTGGACAAATCTTCTGTACAAGGCGGAAGGTGTGAAAATCCGTGACAACGAGGAGCTTCTGAAGGCAGCCTTGAAGCGCAAGGAGAAGCGCCGGGCCCAGAGGAAGAGGCAGTGGGAGAAGCGCACAGCCCATGTGGTAGAGAAGATGCAGCAGCGGCAGGACAAACGGCGCCGGAACCTGCGCAAGAAGAAGGTGGCCAACATAGAGCGTCGCAAGGCCAAGGCTCGCAAGAAGGGCCGCATCCTGCCTGAGGACCTAGAGAAGGCTGGGCTCAACTGA